The nucleotide sequence GTGCAGCCGGTAGCCAACCGTCAACACCCGCTTGTTTTTGGTGCAGGCATCAATCATGTTCTGGCATTCTTTGGCCGTAACCGCCATCGGCTTCTCGACCCAGACGTGCTTGCCGGCTTTAGCCGCCCGAATGACGTACTCTTCGTGCATGGAGGGGGGCAGTACCACATAGACCACGTCAATATCGGGGTTGTTGGCGATCTGATCGAAGGTCTGGTAGGAATAGATATTCTTATCCGGAATGTTGTACTGCTTTTTCCATTTTTCGGCCTTGGCGGGTGTTCCGGTCACAATTCCGGCGAGGTAACAATTCTTGGTTTTTTGCAGGGCCGGGGCCAGCAGATCCGTGCTATAATAGCCAAGACCCACCAGTGCGACGCCCAGTTTTTCTTTCTTAGGGGCGGTAGCCGCCAGCAGGACGTTGGGCGAAATCGTGGCAGCGGCACCGGTCAGCGCTGCCGCGTGCAGGAAGGTTCTGCGCGAAGTCATAAGGTTAGCGGTTGAAGTTTAGCGTTTATGGTTTGAAGTTCGCAGACAAACTGCAAACGACCATGATGGTCAGCAAACAATTTTCCCGCCGAACCCGCCCGCTAAGACTTTTGTTGAGAATTGGGTGGTCAGTTCCGAACCCGTTAATTTTGCCCTATGTCTAAGAAAGTTAATATTGGTCTGGTGCAGATGAGTTGCTCGGCAGATGTCGAGGCCAACATCCAGAAGGCCATCACTGGTATCCGCGAGGCCGCTCAGAAAGGTGCTCAGATCGTTTGTTTGCAGGAATTATTTACCTCGCTTTATTTCTGCGATGTAGAGGATCACCATAATTTCAGCCTGGCCGAAGCCATTCCCGGTCCGACGACCGAACGTCTGGGCAAGGTAGCCGGCGAACTGGGCGTGGTCATCGTGGCCTCGCTGTTCGAGAAGCGGGCGCAGGGGCTGTACCACAACACCACCGCCGTGCTGGATGCCGACGGAAGTTATCTCGGTAAGTACCGTAAGATGCACATTCCTGACGATCCGGGCTATTACGAGAAGTTTTACTTCACCCCCGGCGACCTCGGCTATAAAGTATTCGACACCAAATTCACCCGTATTGGCGTGCTGATCTGCTGGGATCAGTGGTATCCGGAAGCAGCCCGTATTACGTCGCTGATGGGTGCCGAGGTCCTGTTTTACCCCACGGCCATCGGCTGGGATACCAACGAACCAGACCCGGCCCAGAATACGGAGCAGTATAACGCCTGGCAGACCATCCAGCGCAGCCACGCCATTGCCAACGGCGTTCACGTGGTGGCCGTTAACCGCGTGGGCCGCGAAGCCGACCAGCAGTTCTGGGGTGGTTCGTTTGTGTCGAACCCCTTTGGGTCGCTGCTGTATCTGGCCCCGCACGATCAGGAGGTTGTGCATGTGCAGGAGATTGACCTGGCCAGTTCGGAGAAGTACCGCACCACCTGGCCGTACTTCCGCGATCGGCGTATTGATTCCTACCAGCCGATTACGAAGCGGTATATTGATGAGTAAGAACGCTGGTTTCTTTATTCTTCATTTCCTATTTCTTACGTCGCTCTGCCGCCCTTGTCCCGTTTCATGAAAGTATTCGCCTTGTTTCTATTAGCCAGCTTAGCCGGATTAGGAATATGGTATGTTCAGCTCAGTCAACCCGCCGAGCCCACTGCCGTGCGGTTGCAGGGTTCATTACCCCCGCAGATATCGTTAACTCCAACGCCCCGCGCCCACTTTTCGCCCACGACACGTAAGGGTTACTACAACATCGATGCCATAGGCGATTTTACGCTGCCCGCCACGAAAACCATTACGTTCTGCGGGGCCGGACGGAATCTGCACGTGCAGCAGGATCGTAGTAAACTTTTTCGACGGGGTTTTACGTCTATTGAGCAGACCCGCATGATTGAGGGCGTGGAGATCTGGACCAACGGCATGCCACCCCAGAACTGGCATAGCAGCCTGCAACCCAGTCAGCGCGCATTGATTCTATATCAGAACTATTTCGCCGATGCGTTCGGTCTGGACTGGGCCCGCAACAGTGAACAGGCGCGGGATATGCTGTACCAGAACCCACCCGGTGCGCGTAGCAATAACCGCAACACGCTGTACCAGGCGTCGATGGAACTGCGCGGAGGTTGTGTCAGCTTCGGCGACTGTCCGCCCGGTGATATGAAGAGTACCTTTAGCAAGATTTTTCTGGATATTGAAAACGAAGGGACCAGCCTGGGCAATCGGCAGGAACAGGCCAATCTGTACACCTTCATGATGAAGACGTTGAAGGAGAACGTGAGTCAAAAGACGGAGATTGGCTCGATAGCCCCCGTTCCACACAACAGCTTTGGCAATTCGAGGGCGGAACATTATACCGCTGGTCCGGACTGGCTCTGGAACATGCCCGCCCGCCAGACGGCCAGTAGTAAACAGCGCGGCATGCCCGATGCGATTGTGGGGAAGTCGTATGCCGACTACGCTGATTTTCAGATGCCCGGCACGTATTACCTCTTTCCGGACTTTGACTATTCAGCCTCCCACACGGGCGATGGCGACCGGCACTGGCTGGCTTCGCTGCTAGCCGAGCAGGAGGTGAACCGGAAACTGTCGCCCAAGAAACGGATTGCCTGGCATTGGTTATTCAACACCCAGAGCAGCGACTACCCTAACAGCGGTAAAGCCGAACATCCGGCCCCTCCGGCCATTGCCGAGGGTATGGGCATCTTTTACTGGTTTACGGGTGCCTACGGCGTCCTGTTCTGGGACGATCATAAAGATCTGACACCCGACCAGCCCTCCCACACCGACTCGGCTCAGAAAGGGTTGGGAAACGACCGGAATTATGCTTGCTATGAACATTACCTGCATGGTCTCTGGCGGCTGTTCCGGCACCACGGCGATCTGTTCAACGGCCGCGAAACCTACCTGAACGAAGCCACCGAATGTTCCTTCGACGGCGGGCAGAGCTGGTTAAAATATAACGCTAACCAGCTCAAAACGCGTAATCTGCCATTTGTGCGGGCAATTGTTAACGGGAACCAGATTCTGATAGCCGCCACCAAAGCCTACGACCTCCCGAACCAGACCAGTCAGGTGATGGTGCGTTACGTTGAGAATGGCTATAACTTTTACACAACCCTAACCCTCAAAGGCGATGAAATTTCTCTCGGTCGGGCCACCATGAACCGGCGGGTCCGTCAGCAGGGATAGTCTTTAATCGTCAATACAATAAACGTATGCATGTTGGTATTGAAATCGGCGGCACCAAGCTGCAGCTCGTCACGAGCGATGCTTCCGGCCAGATTACGCAGCGATTCCGTTACGTCATTGACCCGGCGCGGGGCGCAGCGGGGATTCTGAACCAGCTTGAGCAGACGCTTCACCAGCTTCCTCAATCGCCTGAGGCTATTGGCGTTGGTTTTGGCGGGCCCGTGGACTGGCAGACTGGCCGGATTGCGGCTTCCCACCAGGTTGAAGGTTGGGCCGGTTTTGACCTGAGCACCTGGCTTACGGAGCGCGCTCCGGCGGCTCAGGTCCGGATTGATAACGACGCCAACGTAGCGGCTCTGGGCGAGGCCCGGCGGGGCGTAGCAACGGGGTTCGAGCGGGTGTTTTACGTGACGCTCGGCAGTGGCGTTGGCGGAGGTATGGTCGTCAACGGGCAATTGTATCATGGCGCGCTACCCGGCGAAGCCGAAATTGGTCATTTATGGCTGGTGCCGCCCGACTCGTCGGGTTCGCCGGGCCAGACCATCGAGCAAACCATCTCGGGCTGGGCCGTTGACCAGCAGATTCGGGAACTGCTGCCCCAGTTGCCGGCCGATTCGGTTTTGAAGCAACTGGTAACGGAGTCTCAGGCAGCCGGTTCAGCCGGGGGGGAAGCCCGGTTTCTGCATCCGGCATACGAAGCCAGCGACCCCGTAGCCCGGATGCTGATCGAACAGATCGGTTCGGTGCTGGCGCTTGGCCTGTCGCACGTTGTACATCTGTTCCATCCCGAAGCGCTTGTGCTGGGTGGGGGACTATCCCTGATTGGCGAGCCTTTGCGGGCGGCTGTCCGGCAGGCGTTACCGCGCTTTGTCATGAAATCCTTTCATCCGGTGCCCATTGTGCTGCTGGCTAAACTTGGCGAAGATACGGTCCCGATGGGTGCCCTTTCGTTAGTCAGTACGTTGTAAACCAGACTGAAACAGGCGCTGTAAACTGAACCCGTTACTTTTTAATAACATGAACCAGACGTATCTCCAGACGTATATTGACCGGCAGAAAGCCGCTTACGATGCTATCCCGCTCGACCAGGTTGAGCAGATTATTCAATTGATTCACAAATGCTGGGAAGAAGACCGGCAGCTGTTTGCGTTCGGCAATGGCGGCAGTGCGTCCAACGTATCTCACTTTATTACCGATCTGGGCAAGAGCGCTTCCGACCGAATGGGCCGACGCTTCCGCTGCCTTTCTCTAAACGAAAACGTTGCGTGGATCACGGCCCTGGGTAATGATTATGCCTACGAGGACGTTTACGTGCAGCAGCTTCGCAACTATGCCCGCCCCGGCGATTTAGTGCTTACCCTGAGCGTCAGCGGCAACTCGCCAAACGTCGTCAAAGCCGTGCAGTGGGCCAATGCGAATGGCCTCACCACCATCGGTCTCGTCGGAGGCAAACGCGGACAGGTGGCCGATCTCGCCCAGGAGGTCATTGTTATCAACGACACGCACTACGGCCGGGTCGAAGATGCCCAGATGACGATCTGCCACATGATTTGCTATTCGTTCATTGAATCTTAGATCCTGACTCAGGAGTAGCGGTCATTCCGCCATGGGTAAGCCGTGTTTGAATAGCCGCGCTCCTCCCAGAACCCCAACTGGTTTTTCGATAGAAATTCGATGCGTTTAATCCATTTGGAACCTTTCCAGGCGTAAAGCTGGGGAGTAATCATTCGTAAAGGCCCGCCATGTTCGCGCGTCAGCGGCTGACCGTCGGCCGTGTGTACAAGCAGCACGTCGGGCTTGAGCGCTTCTTCGAGTGATACATTAGTCGAATAACCGTCGTAACCATAGCACATCACGTGCGTAGCCGAGCCTTTGGGGTCGACCAGAGCCGCCAGGTCCATGAACCGAACGCCCACCCAGGGCACATCCAGCCGCGACCAGGTCGTTACGCAGTGAAAATCGCTGGTATCTTCCACCTGAGGTAAGGCCATTAGATCGTCCCATTTCAGACGAACCGGGTTATCTACTTCCCCATCGATAGCCAGTTGCCATTTGTCGAGCGGTATATTGGGCTGGTAGCCCAGATCCAGCACGGGCCATTTTGTTGTAACGGTCTGCCCTACGGGTACGGCCGGCATACCGTGGCGATTAGGCGGCCCGGAACCCCGTGGCTTTTCGTCCTGCATGGAGGGCGTCTGAGCCATTTTTTCCTCAAACCGGCGTTTGAGTTTCATCCGGGCTTCGACGATTCGATCAGTTTTCTCGTTGGCTTCCATAGGTAGAGATTTTTCAGCACAGGCTGTTTTCTGTAAACTGAAAATTTCGGCCTGTAGTTTTTCAGCCTCCAAACGTAACGCCCGATAAACGGCCTGAGCGGATTACGCTACGCGCACATAGCTGCCCAGCAGTTTCACCTCGGCCGCGTGGTGGTTCAGAATCTCCTGAAGTGCCGGCTCGTCGGCATGACCTTCGCACTCGATCAAAAACCAGTACCGGAAAGTCGCTCCTTCACGCAGTGGCCGGCTCTCGATCTTGGTCAGGTTAATACGCCGGGCGTTGAACTCCTGCAGAAACTCCGCCAGCACCCCCGGCGACTCAGTATTGGCCAGTTTGGCAATGATAGTTGTCTTATCGTGGCCGCTGGGCTGATTTTTGAAATCTTTCGCCAGAATCAGGAAGCGCGTCCGGTTCAGGTCACTGTCTCCTATATTGTCGAACAGCACCGGCACATCGAACAGTTTGGCCGCAATATGTGAGCAGAGCGCAGCTGTACGGGGTTGCTGCGCAGCCAGTTTAGCCGCCCGGGAGGTCGATTCAACCGGTACCAGTTCGG is from Spirosoma taeanense and encodes:
- a CDS encoding ROK family protein, which produces MHVGIEIGGTKLQLVTSDASGQITQRFRYVIDPARGAAGILNQLEQTLHQLPQSPEAIGVGFGGPVDWQTGRIAASHQVEGWAGFDLSTWLTERAPAAQVRIDNDANVAALGEARRGVATGFERVFYVTLGSGVGGGMVVNGQLYHGALPGEAEIGHLWLVPPDSSGSPGQTIEQTISGWAVDQQIRELLPQLPADSVLKQLVTESQAAGSAGGEARFLHPAYEASDPVARMLIEQIGSVLALGLSHVVHLFHPEALVLGGGLSLIGEPLRAAVRQALPRFVMKSFHPVPIVLLAKLGEDTVPMGALSLVSTL
- a CDS encoding sulfite oxidase-like oxidoreductase, translating into MEANEKTDRIVEARMKLKRRFEEKMAQTPSMQDEKPRGSGPPNRHGMPAVPVGQTVTTKWPVLDLGYQPNIPLDKWQLAIDGEVDNPVRLKWDDLMALPQVEDTSDFHCVTTWSRLDVPWVGVRFMDLAALVDPKGSATHVMCYGYDGYSTNVSLEEALKPDVLLVHTADGQPLTREHGGPLRMITPQLYAWKGSKWIKRIEFLSKNQLGFWEERGYSNTAYPWRNDRYS
- a CDS encoding carbon-nitrogen hydrolase, encoding MSKKVNIGLVQMSCSADVEANIQKAITGIREAAQKGAQIVCLQELFTSLYFCDVEDHHNFSLAEAIPGPTTERLGKVAGELGVVIVASLFEKRAQGLYHNTTAVLDADGSYLGKYRKMHIPDDPGYYEKFYFTPGDLGYKVFDTKFTRIGVLICWDQWYPEAARITSLMGAEVLFYPTAIGWDTNEPDPAQNTEQYNAWQTIQRSHAIANGVHVVAVNRVGREADQQFWGGSFVSNPFGSLLYLAPHDQEVVHVQEIDLASSEKYRTTWPYFRDRRIDSYQPITKRYIDE
- a CDS encoding D-sedoheptulose-7-phosphate isomerase, producing MNQTYLQTYIDRQKAAYDAIPLDQVEQIIQLIHKCWEEDRQLFAFGNGGSASNVSHFITDLGKSASDRMGRRFRCLSLNENVAWITALGNDYAYEDVYVQQLRNYARPGDLVLTLSVSGNSPNVVKAVQWANANGLTTIGLVGGKRGQVADLAQEVIVINDTHYGRVEDAQMTICHMICYSFIES